Proteins found in one Pirellulales bacterium genomic segment:
- the gyrA gene encoding DNA gyrase subunit A yields the protein MPIEDELKDSYLTYAMSVIVSRALPDVRDGLKPSQRRILVAMNDLNLGPGASRVKCAKISGDTSGNYHPHGESVIYPTLVRMAQEWNMRHVLIDKQGNFGSIAGLPPAAMRYTEARLSPIAALLLDDLELDTVDFVPTYDERRNEPTVLPSKFPNLLVNGANGIAVGMAASIPPHNLGEVCEALIKLIDEPEVSIDELIEIIPGPDFPTGGIVCGRHGIRQGYYTGRSTITLRARAAIEEFGKNRHRIVVTEIPYQQARDRVEERIADLVNDDKIKGISAIRNESDLKEPVRLILELKRDADPDVVLNQLYQFSPLQDSFSLIMLALVDGKPRMLSIKELLEEFVRHRLAVIRRRTQYLLAKARQRKHTVEGLLLAHANIDEVIRVIRSSSTQAEAKARLMGIECPSALMQRALGDAGFAQFQLERGVREAYTLTAVQADAILRMTLGQLVNLEQEKLGGEHRELLEKITEYLRILSDDKNILAIIREDLTELKRKHADKRRTEISGEEIGQIDLEDLIPEETMVVTISHNGYIKRTPASVYRAQRRGGKGLKGAKAEDEDPIQHLFVASTHAYLLFFTNRGKVYWQKVYDLPQLGRDSRGRAVVNLLNFAEGERVADCRAVRDFNEPGLFLMMATRNGLVKKTPLEAYSRPLRGGIIAIKLKEDDELVDVVVTRPGDEVVLSTATGMAIRFNEADARPMGRNTSGVKGIKLGRGDSVVGMVVADPDATLLTATANGYGKRTPFGPGEATTGPLPDDDETTESTAAAAEPEEESEDENSSSGARYRTQNRGGKGLRDIKTTQRNGAVIGVTSVRDDDELLMITAGGKLQRIVVGEVSVIGRNTQGVRIMSLDEGDTLAAVVRVPREESVDTPPDESSPPPAAQ from the coding sequence TTGCCGATCGAAGACGAGCTGAAGGACAGCTACCTGACGTACGCCATGAGCGTCATCGTCAGCCGTGCGCTGCCCGACGTGCGCGACGGGCTCAAACCCTCGCAGCGGCGCATTCTGGTCGCCATGAACGACCTGAACCTCGGCCCCGGGGCGAGCCGGGTGAAGTGCGCCAAGATCTCGGGCGATACGAGCGGCAACTACCATCCGCACGGCGAAAGCGTGATCTACCCCACGCTGGTCCGCATGGCGCAAGAATGGAATATGCGCCACGTGTTGATCGACAAGCAGGGCAACTTCGGCTCGATCGCCGGCCTGCCTCCGGCGGCCATGCGATATACCGAGGCCCGTCTCTCCCCGATCGCGGCCCTGTTGCTCGACGATCTCGAGCTCGATACGGTCGACTTCGTCCCCACGTACGACGAGCGCCGCAACGAACCGACGGTCCTGCCATCGAAGTTCCCCAACCTGCTGGTCAACGGCGCCAACGGCATCGCCGTGGGCATGGCCGCCTCGATCCCACCGCATAACCTGGGCGAGGTCTGCGAAGCGCTCATCAAGTTGATCGACGAGCCGGAAGTCTCGATCGACGAATTGATCGAGATCATTCCCGGCCCCGACTTCCCCACGGGGGGCATCGTCTGTGGGCGTCACGGCATTCGCCAGGGTTATTACACCGGCCGCAGCACGATCACCCTGCGGGCCCGCGCCGCGATCGAAGAATTCGGCAAAAACCGCCATCGCATCGTCGTCACCGAGATCCCCTACCAGCAGGCCCGCGACCGCGTCGAAGAGCGCATCGCGGACCTGGTGAACGACGACAAGATCAAGGGCATCTCGGCCATCCGCAACGAAAGCGATCTCAAGGAGCCGGTCCGCCTGATCCTCGAGCTGAAGCGCGACGCCGATCCCGATGTGGTGCTGAACCAGCTCTACCAGTTCTCGCCGCTGCAAGATTCGTTCTCGCTGATCATGCTGGCGCTGGTCGACGGCAAGCCTCGCATGCTCAGCATCAAGGAACTGCTGGAAGAGTTCGTGCGACACCGGCTGGCCGTCATTCGGCGCCGTACGCAGTACCTGCTGGCCAAGGCGCGGCAGCGCAAGCACACGGTCGAAGGCCTGCTGCTGGCGCATGCCAACATCGACGAGGTGATCCGGGTGATCCGCTCCTCCTCGACGCAGGCCGAAGCCAAGGCCCGCTTGATGGGGATCGAGTGCCCTTCGGCCCTCATGCAACGGGCCCTCGGGGACGCCGGCTTCGCCCAGTTCCAGCTCGAGCGCGGCGTGCGCGAGGCGTATACGCTCACCGCGGTGCAGGCCGACGCCATCCTGCGCATGACCCTCGGTCAGTTGGTCAATCTCGAGCAAGAGAAGCTCGGGGGCGAGCATCGCGAGTTGCTCGAGAAGATCACCGAGTACCTGCGCATCCTGAGCGACGACAAGAACATCCTGGCGATCATTCGCGAGGACCTCACCGAGCTCAAGCGCAAGCACGCCGACAAACGGCGTACCGAGATCAGCGGCGAGGAGATCGGCCAGATCGACCTCGAAGATCTCATTCCCGAAGAGACGATGGTCGTCACGATCAGCCACAACGGCTACATCAAGCGCACGCCGGCCAGCGTCTATCGCGCCCAGCGTCGTGGCGGCAAGGGGCTCAAGGGGGCCAAGGCCGAGGACGAGGATCCGATCCAGCACCTCTTCGTTGCCAGCACCCACGCCTACCTGCTCTTCTTCACGAATCGCGGCAAGGTCTACTGGCAAAAGGTGTACGATCTGCCCCAGCTCGGGCGCGACAGCCGCGGCCGCGCCGTGGTGAACCTGCTCAACTTCGCCGAGGGGGAACGCGTGGCCGATTGCCGCGCCGTGCGCGACTTCAACGAGCCGGGCCTGTTCCTCATGATGGCCACGCGCAATGGACTGGTGAAAAAGACCCCCCTCGAGGCCTACAGCCGTCCGCTGCGCGGCGGCATCATCGCCATCAAGCTGAAAGAAGACGACGAGCTCGTCGACGTCGTCGTGACGCGGCCGGGAGACGAAGTCGTCCTCTCGACCGCGACCGGCATGGCCATCCGCTTTAACGAAGCCGACGCACGCCCCATGGGACGCAATACCTCGGGCGTGAAGGGCATCAAACTGGGCCGCGGCGACAGCGTCGTGGGCATGGTCGTGGCCGATCCCGACGCCACGCTCCTCACCGCCACCGCCAACGGCTACGGCAAACGCACGCCGTTCGGACCGGGCGAAGCGACCACAGGGCCTCTGCCCGACGACGATGAAACGACCGAATCGACCGCGGCGGCGGCCGAGCCCGAAGAGGAATCGGAAGACGAGAACTCCTCGAGCGGCGCCCGCTATCGCACGCAGAATCGTGGCGGCAAAGGCCTGCGCGACATCAAGACGACGCAGCGCAACGGGGCGGTCATCGGTGTCACCTCGGTCCGCGACGACGATGAATTGCTGATGATTACGGCCGGCGGCAAGCTGCAACGCATCGTGGTCGGCGAGGTGAGCGTCATCGGCCGCAACACGCAAGGCGTGCGCATCATGAGCCTCGACGAGGGAGACACGCTGGCCGCGGTCGTCCGCGTGCCACGCGAAGAGTCGGTCGATACGCCCCCCGACGAAAGCTCGCCCCCGCCCGCCGCCCAGTAA
- a CDS encoding TIGR01212 family radical SAM protein (This family includes YhcC from E. coli K-12, an uncharacterized radical SAM protein.) has translation MMASDTGISTLDWRAAGLRYHAYNHYLRRKFGGRVQKVSLDAGFTCPNVDGTVAIGGCVFCDNRSFSPSRRVPRTSIRGQLEEGIRRLKWRYDVDRFMAYFQPATNTYAPVERLEPLYREAIDDPRVVGLAIGTRPDCVPDPVLDLLSDLARTTYLSLELGMQSMHDRSLTWMNRAHDHASFLDAMSRARGRGFELCAHVIIGVPGESRDDILATARELARLKIDAVKLHNLYAVRKTPLGDWVAAGEVKLMERDEYIATVVDFLELLPPECVVERVSGEAPPDYLVGPAWCLDKPEIRRALDGEFRRRDTWQGKCFK, from the coding sequence ATGATGGCATCGGACACCGGCATTTCGACGCTCGACTGGCGCGCGGCCGGGCTTCGCTACCACGCCTACAACCACTACCTGCGGCGCAAGTTCGGCGGCCGCGTGCAGAAGGTGAGTCTCGACGCCGGTTTCACCTGCCCCAACGTCGATGGGACCGTGGCCATCGGCGGTTGCGTCTTTTGCGACAACCGCAGCTTCAGTCCCAGCCGACGGGTGCCGCGGACGTCGATCCGCGGTCAACTCGAGGAGGGCATCCGGCGGTTGAAGTGGCGCTACGACGTCGACCGCTTCATGGCCTATTTTCAGCCGGCAACGAATACGTATGCCCCGGTCGAGCGGCTTGAGCCGCTCTATCGCGAGGCGATCGACGATCCCCGCGTCGTAGGCCTGGCTATCGGCACCCGTCCCGATTGCGTGCCCGACCCCGTGCTCGATCTGCTGAGCGATCTTGCCCGGACGACCTATCTGTCGCTCGAGCTGGGCATGCAGTCGATGCACGACCGTTCGCTCACGTGGATGAATCGGGCGCACGACCACGCGAGCTTTCTCGACGCGATGTCGCGCGCTCGCGGACGGGGCTTCGAATTGTGCGCGCACGTCATCATCGGAGTGCCGGGCGAGAGTCGCGACGATATCCTGGCGACGGCGCGGGAACTCGCACGGCTGAAGATCGACGCCGTGAAGCTGCACAACCTTTACGCGGTGCGCAAGACACCGTTGGGAGATTGGGTGGCGGCGGGCGAAGTCAAGCTCATGGAGCGCGACGAGTACATTGCGACCGTGGTCGACTTTCTCGAACTGCTGCCGCCGGAGTGCGTCGTCGAGCGCGTGAGTGGCGAAGCGCCGCCCGATTATCTCGTCGGTCCAGCCTGGTGCCTCGACAAGCCCGAGATCCGCCGTGCGCTCGACGGCGAGTTCCGCCGGCGCGATACGTGGCAGGGGAAGTGCTTCAAGTAG
- a CDS encoding thioredoxin family protein, with the protein MLRSLRTAPSRFAGLVLVVALMAGLASSGHSETASHARLGKKIDNFELTDAHGKQRSLADLADAKLVIVAFLGTECPLANLYAPRLSSLAEKLKPEGVAVIGINSNQQDTPSEVAAHAAKLELTFPVLKDVGNRVADQFGAERTPEVFLLDADRAVRYVGRIDDQYSVGVQKKQAGRHDLEVAIEELLAGKEVTEPATDPPGCLIGRVKHTSTSDEVTYANQISRIMQKHCTECHHEGQVAPFVLTSYEDVLGWADMVREVVHNRRMPPWQASPEHGDFKNNPSLSSEELERIDRWVENGCPEGDPAQLPEPIEFAEGWGISQPDDVFYMSDEPFAIPAEGAVDYQYYTVDPGFTEDKWIKEAEVKAGNPAVVHHVIVFIQAPGASQFGSPQMAFAPGMTPRRLENGAAIKIPAGSKLMFQNHYTPNGKATTDRSYVGFVYADPKEVTQEVQGGACGNFLFKIPPHAGNHVVVAEQKFRRETILLGMNPHMHVRGKSFKYELKYPDGTMETLLDVPKYDFNWQLWYMLQEPKVIPAGSRMVCTASFDNSDQNPSNPDPTKEVKWGEQTWDEMMFGFYSTIKPADHKKKSKRPMAEAEEPAADGEKRPAAF; encoded by the coding sequence ATGCTGCGATCGCTCCGTACGGCTCCGTCTCGTTTTGCCGGCCTGGTTCTGGTCGTGGCCCTGATGGCCGGCTTGGCCTCGAGCGGCCACTCGGAAACCGCCAGCCACGCGCGGCTCGGCAAGAAGATCGACAACTTCGAGCTGACCGACGCGCACGGCAAGCAGCGCTCGCTCGCCGATCTGGCCGACGCGAAGCTCGTGATCGTCGCGTTCCTGGGCACCGAGTGCCCGCTGGCGAACCTCTATGCTCCGCGACTTTCGAGCCTTGCCGAGAAGCTGAAGCCCGAAGGGGTCGCCGTCATCGGCATCAACTCGAACCAGCAGGATACCCCCAGCGAAGTAGCGGCCCATGCCGCAAAGCTGGAACTCACCTTTCCCGTGCTCAAGGATGTCGGCAACCGCGTGGCCGACCAGTTCGGCGCGGAGCGCACGCCAGAAGTCTTTCTGCTCGACGCCGATCGCGCCGTGCGTTACGTCGGACGGATCGACGATCAGTACAGCGTCGGCGTGCAGAAGAAGCAGGCCGGCCGACACGACTTGGAAGTCGCGATCGAGGAACTGCTCGCGGGCAAGGAAGTGACCGAGCCTGCCACCGATCCGCCAGGCTGCCTGATCGGCCGCGTCAAGCACACGTCGACCTCGGACGAGGTGACCTACGCGAATCAGATCTCGCGGATCATGCAGAAGCACTGCACCGAATGCCACCACGAAGGCCAGGTGGCGCCGTTCGTGCTGACCAGTTACGAAGACGTGCTGGGCTGGGCCGACATGGTGCGCGAGGTGGTCCACAACCGCCGCATGCCCCCCTGGCAGGCATCCCCCGAGCATGGCGACTTCAAGAACAATCCCTCCCTCTCGAGCGAAGAGCTGGAGCGGATCGATCGCTGGGTCGAAAACGGTTGCCCCGAGGGGGACCCCGCGCAACTGCCCGAGCCGATCGAGTTCGCCGAAGGCTGGGGCATCTCGCAGCCGGACGATGTCTTCTACATGAGTGACGAGCCCTTCGCGATTCCCGCCGAGGGGGCCGTCGACTACCAGTACTACACGGTCGATCCCGGCTTCACCGAAGACAAGTGGATCAAAGAGGCCGAGGTCAAGGCGGGGAATCCCGCCGTCGTGCATCACGTGATCGTCTTCATCCAGGCGCCGGGGGCCAGCCAGTTTGGCAGCCCGCAGATGGCCTTCGCGCCGGGCATGACGCCGCGCCGCTTGGAAAATGGCGCCGCGATCAAGATCCCCGCCGGCTCGAAGCTCATGTTCCAAAATCACTACACCCCCAATGGCAAGGCAACCACCGACCGCAGCTACGTCGGTTTCGTCTACGCCGACCCCAAGGAGGTCACGCAGGAAGTACAGGGGGGCGCCTGCGGAAACTTCCTCTTCAAGATTCCGCCCCATGCCGGCAACCACGTCGTCGTGGCCGAGCAGAAGTTCCGCCGCGAGACCATTCTGCTTGGTATGAACCCGCACATGCACGTGCGGGGCAAGTCGTTCAAGTACGAATTGAAGTACCCGGACGGCACGATGGAGACCTTGCTCGACGTGCCCAAGTACGACTTCAACTGGCAACTCTGGTACATGCTCCAGGAACCCAAAGTCATTCCGGCGGGCAGCCGCATGGTCTGCACCGCCTCGTTCGACAACTCGGACCAGAACCCGTCAAACCCCGACCCCACGAAGGAAGTGAAATGGGGCGAGCAGACGTGGGACGAAATGATGTTCGGCTTCTACTCGACCATCAAGCCAGCGGATCACAAGAAGAAGAGCAAGCGTCCAATGGCCGAGGCGGAGGAACCAGCGGCCGACGGCGAAAAACGCCCCGCGGCGTTCTAG
- the hflX gene encoding GTPase HflX yields MNRVDSVARESVVLVGVVLPDRKSEEDPLEELTGLAKTAGGRIVGQLVQRRMMPDKTTYLGKGKVEELRILVEGAEADVVVFDNDLSPAQTRNLEKACGAKVLDRTELILDIFASRAQTHEARLAVELAQLEYSLPRLKRMWTHLSRLKMGIGMRGPGEKQLETDRRLVEKRIFDLREELGAIQRRKERQVAARADRMTVSLVGYTNAGKSTLLNVLTEADVLAQDKLFATLDTRTRKWHLPGWGPVLLSDTVGFIRDLPHELIASFKATLEEARQANLLLHVADASNPAVDEQIAAVYKVLEELEIRAKDTLLILNKVDAIEDKGRLDALLHRYPNAIPISARRRGGLDGLAAAVSDALSRNFLDLDIETGVENGKLLAYLAARGEILSQRFHDSRVTVHCRLPQQFLGQVNGDGTIVRPHAVHGHPIAEAPLALDGADDLVA; encoded by the coding sequence ATGAATCGCGTCGACAGTGTCGCCCGCGAATCGGTCGTGCTCGTCGGTGTCGTACTTCCCGATCGCAAGTCGGAGGAAGATCCCCTGGAAGAGCTCACCGGTCTGGCGAAGACCGCCGGCGGGCGCATCGTCGGTCAACTTGTCCAGCGTCGTATGATGCCCGACAAGACGACCTACCTCGGTAAGGGCAAGGTCGAAGAGCTCCGCATTCTGGTCGAAGGGGCCGAGGCCGACGTCGTCGTCTTCGACAACGACCTTTCCCCCGCTCAGACACGCAATCTCGAGAAAGCCTGCGGAGCCAAGGTGCTCGACCGCACCGAGTTGATTCTCGATATCTTCGCCAGTCGCGCGCAGACGCACGAGGCCCGCCTCGCGGTCGAGCTCGCGCAACTCGAATACTCGCTGCCGCGCCTCAAACGCATGTGGACCCACTTGTCGCGCCTCAAGATGGGCATCGGCATGCGTGGTCCCGGTGAAAAGCAGTTGGAAACCGACCGCCGGCTCGTCGAGAAACGCATCTTCGACCTGCGCGAGGAACTCGGAGCCATCCAGCGTCGCAAGGAACGCCAGGTCGCCGCCCGCGCCGACCGCATGACTGTTTCGCTCGTCGGCTACACGAATGCCGGCAAAAGCACGCTCTTGAACGTGTTGACCGAAGCCGACGTGCTGGCGCAGGACAAGCTCTTCGCCACGCTCGACACGCGCACGCGCAAATGGCATCTGCCCGGCTGGGGGCCCGTCTTGCTGAGCGACACGGTCGGTTTCATCCGCGACCTGCCTCACGAATTGATCGCCAGCTTCAAGGCCACGCTCGAAGAGGCACGCCAGGCCAACCTGCTGCTCCACGTGGCCGACGCGAGCAACCCGGCCGTCGACGAGCAAATCGCCGCGGTCTACAAGGTGCTCGAAGAACTCGAGATCCGCGCCAAAGACACGTTGCTCATTCTGAACAAGGTCGATGCCATCGAAGACAAGGGACGGCTCGATGCCCTGCTGCATCGCTACCCGAACGCGATTCCCATCAGCGCTCGGCGCCGTGGCGGACTCGACGGGTTGGCCGCCGCGGTGAGCGACGCCTTGAGCCGCAATTTTCTCGATCTCGACATCGAGACCGGGGTCGAGAACGGCAAGTTGCTGGCCTACCTCGCCGCCCGGGGCGAGATCCTCTCGCAGCGTTTCCACGACAGCCGCGTTACCGTCCACTGCCGCCTGCCCCAGCAGTTCCTGGGCCAGGTGAACGGCGACGGAACCATCGTGCGTCCGCACGCCGTCCATGGCCATCCGATCGCCGAGGCCCCGCTGGCCCTCGATGGAGCCGATGATCTGGTAGCCTGA
- a CDS encoding SDR family NAD(P)-dependent oxidoreductase has protein sequence MAIREIRGCRAIITGASSGIGRALVIELCRQGARCVAVARRRERLDELAAEVVTTGGTLEVVVGDITLAEVRRAALERAKSLYGGLDLLVNNAGAGALGFFSHADEQLLRRVMEVNFFAPAEFIREAHPLLRAGTNPMVVNIGSVLGHWSVPRMSEYGASKFALRGLTLALRAEFVRDGIDVLLVSPARTASEFVDNMLESRSENLWPDVTGASAELVAQRTVRAIRLGRHELFPSWSARFLYWINRLAPWAVERYIAHYEH, from the coding sequence ATGGCCATACGCGAGATCCGCGGCTGCCGCGCCATTATCACGGGCGCCTCGAGCGGGATCGGACGTGCGCTCGTCATCGAGCTGTGCCGTCAGGGCGCCCGCTGCGTCGCCGTCGCGCGGCGCCGCGAGCGGCTCGATGAGTTGGCTGCCGAGGTCGTCACCACCGGCGGCACCTTGGAAGTCGTGGTCGGCGATATCACGCTGGCCGAGGTGCGCCGCGCGGCGCTCGAACGCGCGAAATCGCTCTACGGCGGGCTCGACCTGCTGGTGAACAATGCCGGCGCCGGGGCGCTCGGCTTCTTCTCGCACGCCGATGAGCAACTGCTGCGCCGCGTCATGGAAGTCAACTTCTTCGCGCCGGCCGAATTCATCCGCGAGGCGCATCCCCTGCTGCGGGCCGGCACGAACCCGATGGTCGTCAACATCGGCTCGGTCCTGGGGCACTGGAGCGTGCCGCGGATGAGCGAGTATGGCGCGAGCAAGTTCGCCCTGCGCGGTTTGACCCTGGCGCTGCGAGCCGAATTCGTCCGCGACGGGATCGACGTGCTGCTCGTCAGCCCCGCGCGCACGGCGAGCGAGTTCGTCGACAACATGCTCGAGTCGAGGAGCGAAAATCTCTGGCCCGACGTCACGGGCGCCAGCGCCGAACTCGTGGCCCAACGCACCGTGCGAGCCATTCGATTGGGCCGCCACGAGCTATTCCCCAGTTGGTCGGCAAGATTCCTCTACTGGATCAATCGCCTCGCGCCCTGGGCTGTCGAACGGTATATTGCTCACTACGAGCATTGA
- the rsgA gene encoding ribosome small subunit-dependent GTPase A, whose amino-acid sequence MAKKKIRADFRKNRAPRTRKTDLTRRFHGDVEGTETDDLVSDERISGKGELTRRRTVVTSEADTGEGDAVQIDVDTANCRRGRVLSVYGLLSDVEAEDGHVFRCATRRLLKTLSTDERHVVAAGDIVLFRPADNEEGIIERIEPRRGILDRRIRGRQHILVSNVDQLLIVGSAAEPRLKPNLIDRFLVAADKNRIRPLVCINKVDLVEQASLEPLVGVYSQMGYRVLLLSAKTGQGVDRLRHALAGKESVIAGQSGVGKSSLLNAVHPGLNLRVSAVSADTQKGRHTTTTARLVPLPGGGYVVDTPGIRQFKLWDVIPAEVAGYFRDLRPFVSRCRYPNCTHTHETDCAVKDAVADDLLDARRYESYLGFVAGDDEE is encoded by the coding sequence ATGGCGAAGAAAAAGATTCGGGCCGATTTCCGCAAAAACCGCGCGCCACGCACGCGCAAGACCGATCTGACGCGGCGTTTCCACGGCGATGTCGAGGGGACGGAGACGGACGATCTGGTCAGCGACGAGCGCATCAGCGGCAAGGGAGAGCTCACCCGTCGCCGCACCGTCGTCACTTCCGAAGCGGATACGGGCGAAGGGGACGCCGTACAAATCGACGTCGACACGGCCAACTGCCGGCGCGGCCGCGTGCTCAGCGTGTACGGGCTATTGAGCGATGTCGAAGCCGAGGATGGGCACGTCTTTCGCTGCGCCACCAGGCGGTTATTAAAAACCCTCAGCACCGACGAGCGCCACGTGGTGGCCGCGGGGGACATCGTGCTCTTTCGCCCCGCCGACAACGAGGAGGGCATCATCGAGCGGATCGAGCCGCGCCGCGGCATCCTCGACCGGCGTATTCGCGGACGACAGCACATCCTGGTCTCCAACGTCGATCAACTTCTGATCGTCGGCAGCGCCGCCGAGCCCCGGCTCAAGCCAAACTTGATCGACCGCTTTCTCGTCGCCGCCGACAAGAATCGCATTCGACCGCTCGTCTGCATCAACAAGGTCGACCTCGTCGAACAGGCCTCGCTCGAGCCGCTCGTGGGCGTCTACAGCCAGATGGGCTATCGCGTGCTGCTGCTGAGCGCCAAGACGGGCCAGGGGGTCGACCGCCTGCGACACGCGCTCGCCGGCAAGGAAAGCGTCATCGCCGGTCAGAGCGGCGTCGGCAAATCGTCGTTGCTCAACGCCGTGCATCCCGGCTTGAATCTGCGCGTGAGCGCCGTCAGCGCGGATACGCAGAAGGGCCGACATACGACCACGACCGCACGGCTCGTGCCCCTGCCGGGCGGTGGCTACGTCGTCGACACGCCCGGCATCCGGCAATTCAAATTGTGGGATGTCATTCCCGCCGAGGTGGCCGGCTACTTTCGCGACCTTCGCCCCTTCGTCAGCCGTTGTCGCTATCCGAATTGCACCCACACGCACGAGACCGACTGCGCGGTGAAGGATGCCGTGGCCGACGACCTGCTCGACGCGCGGCGCTATGAAAGCTATCTCGGTTTCGTGGCGGGGGACGACGAAGAGTAG
- the gmd gene encoding GDP-mannose 4,6-dehydratase, giving the protein MTRRALITGITGQDGAYLAELLLEKGYEVHGMVRRASTSGFERITHLCDRVTLHQADLLDQLSIVRLLDEVRPQEVYNLGAQSFVPTSWVQPLLTSEFTALGVTRVLEAIRHVDPTIRFYQASSSEMFGDVREEPQNEQTPFWPRSPYGVAKVYAHWITVNYRESYGMFACSGILFNHESPKRGKEFVTRKVTDAVARIKLGVQDKLRLGNLDAQRDWGFAADYVRAMWLMLQRDRADDYVIATGQKHSVRELVERAFACVGLDADKYVECDPTLLRPAEVNTLRGDASKARRELGWEPTVSFEQLVRLMVEADLERVRCEIAAQAIAAERP; this is encoded by the coding sequence ATGACGAGACGCGCACTCATCACCGGCATCACCGGACAGGACGGGGCCTACCTGGCCGAGTTGCTGCTCGAAAAAGGCTACGAAGTCCACGGCATGGTGCGGCGTGCCAGCACGTCGGGCTTCGAACGCATCACGCATCTCTGCGATCGCGTGACGCTCCACCAGGCCGATCTGCTCGATCAGCTTTCCATCGTGCGGTTGCTCGACGAGGTGCGCCCGCAGGAGGTGTACAATCTGGGCGCGCAGAGCTTCGTGCCCACGAGCTGGGTGCAACCCTTGCTGACCAGCGAGTTCACGGCCCTCGGCGTCACGCGCGTGCTCGAGGCCATCCGCCACGTCGATCCGACGATCCGCTTCTATCAGGCCAGCTCGAGCGAAATGTTCGGCGACGTGCGCGAAGAGCCGCAGAACGAGCAGACCCCCTTCTGGCCGCGCAGCCCCTACGGCGTGGCCAAGGTCTATGCCCACTGGATCACGGTCAACTACCGCGAAAGCTACGGCATGTTCGCCTGCTCGGGCATCCTCTTCAATCACGAGTCTCCCAAGCGCGGCAAGGAGTTCGTCACGCGCAAGGTGACCGATGCCGTCGCCCGGATCAAGCTGGGCGTGCAGGACAAGCTGCGACTGGGCAACCTCGACGCGCAGCGCGATTGGGGCTTCGCCGCCGACTATGTCCGCGCCATGTGGCTCATGCTGCAGCGTGATCGGGCCGACGACTACGTGATCGCCACCGGCCAAAAACACTCCGTGCGCGAACTGGTCGAGCGGGCCTTCGCCTGCGTCGGGCTCGACGCCGACAAGTACGTCGAGTGCGACCCGACCTTGCTGCGCCCCGCCGAGGTCAACACGCTACGGGGAGACGCCAGCAAGGCGCGGCGCGAGCTGGGCTGGGAACCGACCGTCTCGTTCGAACAACTCGTGCGTCTGATGGTCGAAGCCGATCTCGAACGGGTGCGGTGCGAGATCGCCGCGCAGGCGATCGCCGCCGAACGCCCTTAG
- a CDS encoding FHA domain-containing protein, whose product MYGELVPTGGGDTIPLKKKNVLIGRRESCDIVLRFPNVSAHHCQLTVNGGYWYVKDLQSRNGVKVNGARVTEKRLDPGDTLAVAKHVYTVEYAPMDLGAVGPPPNDDLKSNIFGRSLLERAGLAGKKGLAGLAGSVPLDKPENRRYDVMNDEAGQIKDPNRPM is encoded by the coding sequence ATGTACGGCGAGCTCGTTCCGACCGGTGGCGGAGATACCATTCCGCTGAAGAAGAAAAACGTGCTCATCGGTCGTCGCGAGAGCTGCGACATCGTGCTGCGCTTTCCCAACGTCTCGGCACACCACTGCCAACTGACCGTCAACGGCGGCTATTGGTATGTGAAGGATCTGCAAAGCCGCAACGGCGTCAAAGTGAATGGCGCTCGGGTGACCGAAAAGCGGCTCGATCCGGGCGATACCCTGGCGGTTGCCAAACACGTCTACACGGTGGAGTACGCGCCGATGGATTTGGGCGCCGTCGGTCCTCCCCCCAACGACGACTTGAAGTCGAACATCTTTGGCCGTTCGCTCCTGGAACGTGCTGGGCTCGCCGGCAAGAAGGGGCTCGCGGGGCTGGCCGGCAGCGTGCCGCTCGACAAGCCTGAGAATCGGCGCTATGACGTCATGAATGACGAAGCCGGGCAGATCAAGGATCCGAATCGCCCCATGTAG